GCAGGTCAAAAATCTGCATGGATTTCAGCCGGCCCCGCTCATAACCGAGCAGGTGCGCAGCCGCGCCATTGGCATCGAGGATGGCGCCGGTTTCGAGGTCCACCGCCAATTGGGCTTCTATGGCGGTGTCGAAGGCCGGTCCGAAGGGACCGAAATGGGAGACCGGCTCAGCGACACCCTGGCTCATGGCCACCTCAGAGACTTACGACTTTTCGTAAGTCTATCACGAAAATTCGTTATTCACGAAAACTCGTAAATCATTTTTCAGGCGCCCCCCCTTGGTATCGCTTGCAAAAGTCGCCCGCTGAAGTCTGGCACACGGATTGCGTAGAGGAAGGCACCTTCCCGCGGCCCTCCCGGGCCCAGCAAAGCGAGGCGATCCATGGCGAGCTTCGATCCCTTCCGGCGCGGTTCCCGTTTCTTTTCCTCCGGCTGTTCGTGCGGACAGCATGCGTCGCAGGACGAGCATGACCTGTCCTGCGTCGCCACCGGCGGCGAAGACGAGCGCTATGCCAGCGCCGTCGAGGCGACAATCATGCGGGCGCTCATCCCACAGGCCCCCGCCCGCCGCGCCTTCCTGAAAGCGGTGGGCGCCTCCACGGCCCTCGCTGCCATCTCCCAATTCCTGCCGCTGGGCCAGATCACCGACGCCTTCGCCCAGACCGCCGGCACTCTGGAAAAGAAGGACCTGAAGATCGGCTTCATCCCGATCACCTGCGCCACCCCCATCATCATGGCGCATCCGCTGGGCTTCTATTCGCGCTACGGACTGAACGTGGAGGTCATCAAGACCGCCGGCTGGGCCGTCATCCGGGACAAGACGCTGAACGGGGAGTATGACGCCGCCCACATGCTGGCGCCCATGCCGCTGGCCATCTCCATGGGCATCGGCTCGCCTTCGACCCCCTACACCATCCCCGCCATCGAGAACATCAACGGCCAGGCCATCACGCTGGCCATGAAGCACAAGGACAAGCGCGACCCGAAGGACTGGAAGGGCTTCAAGTTCGCCGTCCCCTTCGACTATTCCATGCACAATTACCTGTTGCGCTATTATCTGGCCGAGGCTGGCCTCGACCCGGACAAGGACGTGCAGATCCGCTCCGTGCCGCCGCCCGAAATGGTGGCCAACCTGCGGGCCGACAATATTGACGGCTATCTCGGCCCTGACCCCTTCAACCAGCGCGCGGTCTATGACGGCGTCGGCTTCATCCACATCCTCTCGCTGAAGCTCTGGGACGGGCACCCCTGCTGCTCCTTCGCCGCAAGCGAGGAGCTGGCCACCAAGGCGCCCAACACCTTCCGTGCCCTCACCAAGGCCATCATCGACGCCACCGGCTACGCCCAGAAAAACGAGAACCGGAAGGAGATCGCCGAGGCCATCGCGCCCGCCAATTATCTCAACCAGCCGCCCATCGTGGTGGAACAGGTGCTCACCGGCACCTTCGCCAATGGCCTCGGGCAGGTGGAGAAGGTGCCCAACCGCATCGCCTTCGATCCCTTCCCCTACCAGGCTTTCGCCGTATGGATCCTGACCCAGATGAAGCGCTGGGGTCAGATCAAGGGCGACGTGGACTATGCCGGCATCGCCCGCAAGGTGTTCCTGGAAACCCAGACCGCCAGCCTGATGAAGGAACTGGGCCAGACCCCGCCCACCTCGTCCAAGACCATCGTGGTCATGGGCAAGCCATTCGATCCGGCAAAGCCCGAAGACTATGTGGCGAGCTTCGCCATCCGCCGGAGCTGACCCATGTCGCTGAGCCTCCGGGCCCGCGCCCTGGTCGTCTCGGTCCTGATCTTCGCCGCCTTCCTCCTCGCCTGGCAGCTCGCCGTGCGGGGAGGCCAGGAGGCGAGCGGCATGGACCCCGAATATGCCAAGCTCATGGGCGCCACCGCCACCAGCGGCAAGTCCGCCATGCCGGGACCGCTGGCGGTGGGCGAGACGCTCTGGAAGCATCTCGCCAACCCCTTCTATGACAACGGCCCCAACGACAAGGGTCTGGGCATTCAGCTCGCCTATTCCGTGGCGCGGGTGATGATGGGCTATCTCCTCGCGGCCCTCGTGGCGATCCCGCTGGGCTTTCTCATCGGCATGTCGCCGCTGATGAACCGGGCGCTGGACCCCTTCATCCAGGTGCTCAAGCCCATCTCGCCCCTCGCCTGGATGCCGCTCGCCCTCTACACCATCAAGGATTCCACGCTCTCCTCCATCTTCGTGATCTTCATCTGCTCGCTGTGGCCGATGCTGATCAACACCGCCTTCGGCGTCGCCAATGTGCGCAAGGAATGGCTGAACGTCGCCCGCACGCTGGAGGTCGGCCCCTTGCGCCGGGCCTTCACCGTCATCCTGCCGGCGGCGGCGCCCACCATTCTCACCGGCATGCGCATTTCCATCGGCATTGCCTGGCTCGTCATCGTGGCGGCGGAGATGCTCGTGGGTGGAACGGGCATTGGCTACTTCGTCTGGAACGAGTGGAACAACCTCTCCATCACCAATGTGATCGTCTCCATCCTCGTAATCGGCGTGGTGGGCATGGGTCTCGACCAGATCCTCGCCGCCATTGCCCGCCTCGTGACCTATCCGGAGTGAGGCGATGACCAGCCGCTACGTCTCCATCGAAGGCATTTCCCGCCGATACAAGGCCGCCGGCGGGCGCACCACCACGGTCTTCGACGACCTGTGGTTCTCCATGAACAAGGGCGACTTTGCCTGCATCATCGGCCATTCCGGTTGCGGCAAGACCACGGTGCTCAACATCCTGGCCGGCCTCGACCTGCCCGATTCCGGCGCGGCGGTGGTGGATGGCCGCGCCATCGAAGGGCCCGCCCTCGACCGGGCCGTGATCTTCCAGAGCCACGCCTTGCTGCCCTGGCGCACCGTGCTGGGGAATGTCTCCTACGCCGTCTCCTCCCGCCATCCAGATTGGAGCCGCGAGCAGGTACGCGCCCATGCGCTGCGCTTCATCGAGGTGGTGGGCCTGAAAGGCTCCGAGCTGAAGCGCCCGGCGGAGCTTTCGGGCGGCATGAAGCAGCGCGTGGGCATCGCTCGGGCGCTGTCCATCGAGCCCAAGATGCTGCTGATGGACGAGCCCTTCTCGGCCCTCGACGCCCTCACCCGCGGCACCCTCCAGGACGAGGTGCGCCGCATCTGCCTGGAGACCGGGCAAACCGTCTTCATGATCACCCACGACGTGGACGAGGCCATTTATCTGGCCGACCGCATCGTGCTGATGACCAACGGCCCGGAAGCGGTGGTGGCGGAGATCGTGGAGAACCCGCTGCCGCGCGATCGGCGGCGGCTCGACATCCACAAGCAGCCGGACTTCTACGCGGTCCGCAACCATCTCATCGACTTCCTGGTGGAGCGCTCCAAGACCTTCAAGTCGGCGCTTGCCCCCGGCTACGACCACCGCACCCCGCCGGTGGTCCGCCCCGTCGCCGGTCCCCTGTCCCCTTCCGGCGGCGACATCGCCGCCGCCTGACCCCTCACGACCTTCAAGACCTCAAGGAGTGACCCCATGAAGCGCGAACAGCTCACCGAGAAGATCCTCGACATCAAGCGCGAGAAGGGATGGACCTGGAAATACATCACCGATGAAATCGGCGGCATGTCGCCGGTCCTGGTGGTGGGGGCGCTGCTAGGCCAGATGAAGCTGGTCAAGCCGCTGGCCAAGGCGGCCGCCGAACTGTTCGGCCTCAGCGAGGTCGAGGAGCGCATGCTGAACGAGGTGCCTTATCGCGGCATGCCCATGCCCCCGACGGACCCGCTGATCTATCGCTTCTATGAAATGGTGATGGTGAACGGCCCGGCCTGGAAGGCGCTGATCGAGGAAGAGTTCGGCGACGGCATCATGTCCGCCATCGACTTCGACATCGACATCTCCCGCCAGGAAAACCCCAAGGGCGACCGGGTGAAGATGACCTTCACCGGCAAGTTCCTGCCCTACAAATATTACGGTGCCGAGCAGGGCACGCCGGAATACGGATTCAAGGAAGCCTGAGCCGTCGCGAAAGAGACAAGGGTATTGGCAAAAGATTTTCCTTAAGGGAATATCAACAGAGGTCAGCGGGGGTGGACGCAGGTTCGCCTTCGCTCACCGGGTTGCGCCCGCATCCCCCGGAGGCCCCATGCGCTCGCTCACGCCCCTTGCTGCCATTCCCGTCCCGGAGCCTGCGCCCCAGGAGCGCTACGCGATCACGCTGCTCGACCGCAGCTTTGAATTTGATGGCCTGAAGGCGCTTCTCGGGGCCGCCGACCATTCCAAGGCGGGAGACAGGAATGCGGGCCTTGCCGCCGGGGACGACGTGACGCGGGAAGCGGCCCGCTCCCTGCTGTCCAGCCTCACGCTCCAGCACCTCTATGACCGCCCCCTCACCGATGCGTCCGGCCGAGTCGACGATGTCATGCGGGTCAATTACGACATCGACCTGGCCGTCTTCGCCAGCATCGCGCCGCTCACCCTCGGCGCCTTCAAGGATCACCTGCTGCGCGCCCCGGCACGCGAGGTGCGCCGGCTCGGCGGCGCGCTCACCGGCGTCATGGCGGCGGCGCTGGCAAAGATCATGGACGTGCACGAGCTGGTGCTGGTGGCGAAGAAGGCCAAGCGGGCGGCGCGGGCGCGCACCCTGGTGGGCGCCGCCGGCACCCTGTCCTCTCGCCTTCAGCCCAACCACCCCACGGACGACCTCTCGGCGGTGGCGGCGCTTATCTATACCGGGCTATCCATGGGGACGGGCGATGCGCTGATCGGCATCAATCCGGCGGTGGACACGCTGGAAAACGTCTCCGCCCTTCTCACCCAAGCGGACGCGATCCGCCGCGAGACGGGGGCACCGACCCAGGTCTGCGTCCTCTCCCACGTCAAGACGCAGATGGCGGCCCTGAAGCGGGGCGCGCCGGTGGACATCATGTTCCAGAGCCTTGCCGGCACGGAACGGACCCTGACAGAGGAATTCGACGTCACCGTCGCGCTTCTCGACGACGCCTATGGCCTGATGGCCGCCCAAGGGCCGCTGGGGCCCGACTGCCAATTCATGTATTTCGAGACCGGCCAAGGCAGCGAGCTGACCTATGGCAAGCATGACGGCTTGGACATGACCACCTGCGAGGCCCTGTGCTACGGCCTTGCCCGGCGCTATGACCCGTTCATGGTCAACAACGTCACCGGCTTCATCGGTCCGGAGACGCATCGCGACAATTTCGAGATGATCCTGGCCAATCTCCAGGATCACTTCATGGGCAAGCTGCTCGGCCTGCCCATGGGCATGGCGCCCTGCTACACGCTGCACTCGCAGATCACCATGGAAGGCCAGCAGGTGGCGACGCAGTTGCTGACCGCCGCCGGCGCGAACTTCTTCATGGACGTCTACCTGTCCACCGACCGGATGCTCGCTTATTTCGACACGTCCGGCCACGACGACCAGACGCTGCGGGAGGTGCACGGCCTCGCTCCCGCCGCCGACTATCTGGCCTGGGGCCTGGAGAAAGGCATTTTCGCGCGCGAGGAGGACGGCACCGTCGCGCGGGGCCCCCGCTGGGGCGATCCCACGCTCTTCTGCCCCGATGCGGAGGCCTTTGCGGGCCTGCTGGCGCGCACGCCGGCCATGCCGGGTTTCGACAATGCCGGTCCCCGCCCCGCAGACCGGGTCTCGCGTACCATCAGGGCCAATCTGGCCATCGCCCGCGAAGCCATCTATGCGGACCTCGATCCCGCCCGCCTCGGAGGCATCCCCTTCCGCCGCATTGCCTCGCGCGCCCAGGATCGCGACGCCCACCTCAGCCATCCGGACATCGGCGCGGACCTCGACGCTGCAGCCCTCGCCGCGCTTGCCGCCGAGTGCCGGGACGTACAGGTGGTGGTGTCCGACGGATTGAGCGCAGAGGCCGTGCATGCCAACGTGCCCCACCTCCTGCCCGGCTTGCTGGACCGCCTTGCCGCCGCCGGGGCCAGCCTTGGAGACCCCTTGCTCCTGCCATTCGGTCGCGTGAAGGTATCTGAGCCCGTCGGCGATGCGCTGCAGGCCCGCCTGGTCATCACGCTGATCGGGGAGCGTCCGGGGGGCGATGCCCAGGCGTCCCGCTCGCTCTCGGCCTATCTCGCCTTCCGCATCGCCGACGAGGACACAAGGGCGCGCGCGGCGGCCTATAGCGGCAACCCGAACATCCGCTACGAATATACGGTCATCTCCAACATTCATGAGGGTGGCCTGCCACCGGGCGAGGCGGGGCGGATCATTGCCGAGAAGGCGCTCCAGATCCTGTCCATGCAGGCAGCGGGCAACCGCCTGGAAAGCGCTTTGCGGCAGGAGGCCGCCTGAAACGCCCCATCGCCCCCGGTTGATCCCGCCTCCCACACTGATTAGAGCCATGGTCGGGGAGCAAGACCATGACATTGCATGCGCTGAAGAGAGAGATGATCGAGCCCATCATCGGGCCGGTGGACAAAGCCGTCCTCATCGAGGGCACGCCCGAAACGCGCGTCTGGGTGACCTATGACGCCCCCGCCGAACGCCTGTGCACGGGCGAGTGGGAAGCCACGCAGGGCACCTGGCGGGTGAATTACGAGGAATGGGAATATTGCCTCGTGGTGTCCGGCCGCTGCGTCGTCACCGGCGATGACGGCTCCGTGGTAAAGGCAGGCCCGGGAGATTCATTCGTCATCGAGCCCGGCTTCACCGGCACCTGGCAGGTGGTCGAGCCCATGCGTAAGCACTGGGTGATCCGGACACCAGCCTGAGCACCGCCGCATCCGGCACCCCTCTCCGCGCAGCGCGCCGCCGGCTACCCAAGGCCACGCATTTGCGCGGGGTCCGATGATCCAGCTGACCCAGGTGTTTTCGTGTCAGACGCACCTGAGCAGAGATGCGCGCGCACGAGGTCCGCGGGTTGCTTGAGGTTCGCCAGCCTGTCCAGGAACGGGGCGGCAATATCCAGCGGCTCCGGCTCATATCCCGTGGCCGCGACGAAGCTGTTGAACAGACGCGCGAAGGCCTCGACACCCGCACCGACGCCGCGGGCCACCAGATCCCGCTGCGCGCGATCCATGCGGCTGCGGGGGGGCGGGTCGGAGCGCCCAGCCATGGAGGCAGGAAGCCTCAGATCGGGCGCGAGAAACAAGAGCTCAGCCTCCAGACGCCCGCGCGCCAGGAGATCCAGCTTAGGTCCCCCCACGCTTTCGCGCCAGAGCATCGCCTTCAAGTGCATCCGCGCCTGGCGCCGGCGTGTCTCGGGCGTGTCGAGGAGGCAGAGGGAATAGCCATAGACTTCCATCTCCAAGGCACTTTCCAAGGCCAACTCGAATGCTTCCTGAAGGCTGCCGTCCCAGTCCGCCGCAACAAGCGCGATACGGGATCCCGGCTCAATGCCCTGGCCAATCAGGTCCTGGAAGAGCTCCCGGCGGCTGCGGCGGGCCGCGGCGAGAATGGGCCAGCGATAGGCATTGAAGAAGCGGCGAACAAGCGGGTGGTGCTCGACCCCCACGATCACGTCCTCTCCCAGCCCCAGGTCTGCCATTACCTGCGCGGACGGAACCGCGATCCCAAGGCACTCCAAGGCCTCGCTGACGCTCCCCCCATCCGCCTCGGCGATGAGGAGGGCAACCCTTTCATCGAAGTTGCGGTCCGACACGGTCGCCAGCGCCAGGGACTCCCTCGAGGCCGTGAGAATCGCACGTCGGGGCAATGACGCCGCGCCAAGGCTCGGCACAAGGTGCTCGAGGCAGTGGCCGACGCCCGGAAAAAACACGAGCGCATCGATAGCATTGATGCGCGCATGCCATTCCACCCAACGCAGAAAGGCGCAATAGAGCGGCCCAAGCAGATCGAAGCCGATGGAAGCCAACGGGGCCCGGCTTGGCTGCGGTCCCAACCGCCTGAAGCCATAGCTGAGCGCTGCCGCTCCTTGAGCGCCGGTGAAAACATCATCGCGGGCATCCACCGCCTGCGTGAGGAAGCCCGCTTCGCGCGCCGGCCGCAAATCCTCCTGCTCTCGGCTCCCCACATGGAGGATCCGGCCGGGCGGCACGCCGAGCCTTTGGGCGACCTCGACAAACAGGCGCCCACCCGCCTTGGGAAGCCCCACCTCGCTCGCAAGAAAGAGCGGGGCCTCGGGCAATCCCAACCGAGACAGGAGCCCGGCAATGAAGGCCGCGCCATGGGGCGTATCGGCAATGATGGCCGCGCGCCCCTCCGTGGCCCATTGGACATAGAGCTCCCGCACATCCGGATGGGGGTGCCAGAGCGCCGCCTCATAGAGAAGCTCCGTCCGCTTGGCGAACTCGCGCGGCGCAGCGGGCAGGTCGAGGCATTCATAGATCTCGTCATGGCTGATGGTGAAGCGGCCATCCGCCTCCGCCCGGCGCAGCGCCTCAGCTTCCGCGGCGCCCCGCAGCGGCGCGAAATCCGCCATGCCGATGCTGGTGCCCACCATTTCCCACATCTGAGCCGACCCGCTCAGGGGAAACAACAGCAGCGTCTCGAAAAGATCGAACGTGACGAAGTCGACGTCCTGCGACGCCCGGCTGATTGGAATCACGAGATCGACGCCCCCGGACAACCCTTGCCCCTTTCCTGGACCACCCGAGGGCGGTCCTCGTCACCTGGATATTGCGCCCCGTTCGAGCGAACCGGGGGATGCTGTTGCCTTCTTATACGAAACCCGCCTCTCCAGCCGGCGTGGGGAGGCGTCCGTTCGCGTGCAGTCACCGCGGCGCCGAAGCGCCACGTCCGAGGGGTACCAGCCCGCAGCCGCCGGTGACAGCCCTCAATTGGGGGAGTGCTTCGCGGGCAGATGATCAGCCCGGAATGGAGAACATGACATCATTGGGATGGAGATTGGGACTGAAGAAGGGATCGTTCATGAAGAAGCGGGGATGCCGGGCGTCGAGCCGGCGCTTGTCGGCCCGCAGCCGCGCCATCTTTTCGCTGCTCTGGTGATCAAGGCCGCGCGACATGGATTCGTAATGCAGAAGCTGCGCCGCAGGGCACACCACGTTGAAATAACCGGCTTCCACCAGCCGATAGCACAGGTCCACATCATTATAGGCGACCGGAAACGACTCGTCGAAGCCGCTCACCTGGTCGAACTTGCTCCGCTCCACCAGGAGGCACGCCCCCGTGACCGCCAGCCAATTGCTCTCCAGCATGTTGCGGGCATAGTAGCAGGGGTCGCTCTCCTGGGCGCCGAGGAAGGCGTGGCTGGGGCCATCGGCGATGCAGATCACACCAGCATGCTGCACCCGCAAGCTCTGCGGGTAGAGCAGCTTTGCCCCCACAGCACCCACGTGGCGCAGATGGGCATAGCCGAGCATCCGCTCCAGCCAATCGGCGGAGAGGACTTCAGTATCGTCATTGAGAAACAGGAGGAAATCGCCTGTGGCGGCGCGTGCCCCCACATTACATAGCTCCGAGAAGTTGAACGGCTTATCGTGGCGGATCACCTGCGACCCGCCGTTCGCCAGCCCCTCCAGATAGGACAGGGTGTCGGGCAACGACGAGCCGTTGTCGACGATGACCAGCTCCACATTCCGGTAAGTGCTGCGCTCCTGGATGGACGTGACGCAATTGCGCAGCGTGTCGCCATTGTTCTTGGAAGGGATGATGATGGAAACCTTGGGGTTTCCAGCCACATGGTAGCGCATGCGCTGGTAGGCCGGCAGCCCCTCCACCGCCTCGCATTCCCCTTCCAGGCCCCGCCGTTTCAAGGCCTCCAGCCGCAGGCGAACCGCCGCATCCAGCGCTTGGGGCTTGGCATCGAACGTGTGGGCGGCAGAACCGGGAATCATCCGCCAGTGATAGAGAACCTTCGGGACGTGGGCGATGCGGCTGGTCCGCTCCGTCACGCGCAAGACGAAGTCCCAGTCCTGCGAGCCGTCAAACTCCGCCCGCAGTCCGCCCACCTCCACCGCCAAGGTGCGCCGCACGCAGGAGACGTGGCAGGTGTACATCAGGCTCATCAGCATGTCCGGAGACCAGTCCGGCTTGAAGAACGGATCCACCAGCCGTCCGTCAGTCGAGATCTTGTCCTCGTCGGAATAGATGAAGTCGGCGCCCTCACGGTCGATGCAGAGAGCCAGTTCGTAGAGGCAGTCCTCCGTGAGCTCGTCATCATGATCCAGGAACACCACATAATCCCCCTGCGCCATGGCGAGGGCCTGATTGGTGGCGCCGGAAATGCCCTGGTTCCTGTCTGCGAAGTGCACCGTGACGCGCGGGTCCTGAATTTGACTGAGCGTCGCACGCACCTGTGGATCGGGGCTTAGGTCGTCCACCAGGATCAGTTCCCAGTGGGGGTACCACTGGGTCTGGACCGAGCGGATCATCGCCTTCAGCAAAGCGGGCGGCGTGTTGTAGAGGGGCACGAGAATCGAGAAGACCGGCGCCGAGCGAAGTGCCGCGATCTGCTCATCAAGATCGGACGGCCGGCGGGGCGCCAGATAAGTGTAGCCTGGGCCCTGGGCGACCCATTCATATGTGCCGGCCTCAACCGCCGTCAGTTGATCGCCGCCGGGCCGATCAGGCGAGGGGCGGAAGGCAATGAAACGGGCATCGGCTCTCCCGCCGACGGGGGCCGGGGCCACCGGCCGCAGAAGCCTTGTCCGATGGCCGAGCCCTCGTCCGGGAAAGCGCAAGGCGCGACGCAGCCGGGCGCCGAGCGTGCGGCGTGACGTCTCACAGGAGGCGGCAGGGAAGTGCGACGCCAGATAGTGAGCAAGGGCCGACTGATCGGGCGGAAGCTCCGGATGGGCCGCCCGATACGCCTTCGGATCGAACAACTGGCTGGGGAGTCGGCCCTCGGCCTCACCGTAAAGAGCGTAGTGCCAAAGCGGATTCACGCCGGCGCTGCGCACATCCGGATAGGAATTCAGATAGAACGCGCTGTCGAAGACGGGATTGGGCCGGCACCCCTCGAAGCCTCCACGGATCAGGAAGTCCACCACTGGCTCGACCCGGCGTCCTCCCGCATCGGGATATTCCCGCACGTAGAAGTCGCGGTCGAAGAGGCCGGAATCGCTGAGGGCGCGGCAGCGATAGGCCAGATCCCCCGGCCCGAAGCGACGCAGCAGGCGGCCGATCAAGCCGCGCAGGCCCCGGCGCGCCGAGACGTAACGGCCGGCGATGAAAGTCGCCAGCGCGCGCCGGCGGGCCCGCTCCATCTCCACATCAAGGGCGACCGCCTCGAGACGGCGGGCCTGCTCCGCAATATCCTCGCGCAAGCGGTTCAACCGTCGCTCGGCTCCGGAAAGCTGTTCGGAAAGGCGCTGCGCGCGCAGCCGTTCCACTGAAAGATCCGCCCGGGTGGCGGCGGCATGGTCCGCCAGGGCCCCGGAATAGGCCGCATGCTGCCGTTCCAGCTCGGCGATCGCGGCCGCATGTTCCCGCGCCTGCGCCGCGGCCCGCAGCCGTTCGGTCGCCAGATCCTGCTCCAGAAGCTCGGCACGCGCGGCCTGCGGCGCCGCGGCCCGCAGCTTTTCGAGCGCTCCGCTGAGATCACGGTCCGCGTTCGTCAGGCGCTCGATCAGTTCGCTGATATGCTGCGCCTGGCGTTCGGAGGTCGCGGCGACCGCATCCTCCAGTTCACGCGCCACAGCAGCACCGGCGCGACGCTCCCGTTCCAGCTCTTCAGCCAGCGCCTCGAGGCGATCCGACAAGGCGTCCGGTGCGCCGGCATCGCGCCCAGGCGACTGCCCGCGGGCCGCCTCCCACCACGGTGCACTGATGCGACCACAGAAAGTACGCACCTGCTGGACCAGATCCTCATCGGCCGGTGCGCCAGGCATCGAAAGGAGGCTCGCCAGCTCCCGCGGCATGTGCGCGCCCATTTGGACGAGCCCGAGGCCTCCGCCATCTGGCAGTTCAAAAGAGGGCAGACTGGCGCTCAAGGTGAGAAAGAGGCGCGCGACTTCGCCCTCGGCTGTGGCGAGACGGGTCCCCACCAGAACCACCGCGGCCCGGTCGGACAGCCGCGATCGCCACGCCTCGAACAGTTCGAACGCCGATGCGTCTGAGGCACTGTCGAGAATCAGGAGATCGACCCCCCCCGGCGCGGGTGTTTCAGCAGTCTGCTCAAGTGGCTCACGCAGGACCTGCAGTCGGCCTGCGATGGGCAGGGGCAGGTCCACAGCGACAGGCGAGGCCAATAGAACGGAGCCCGGCTCACTGAGCACCGTCAGGGCCTGCCCCACCGCAACACCGCAACCTGTGGAGGGCGAGGTGAGATCCACACTGTGCCGGGGCAGAAGCTGGCCCGCGAGCCAGAACAGGAACGGGACATGGGCCGCCGCCTCCCGCGAAGGCGGCAGTTGCAAGGGCTCGGCGAGCACGTGCGCGCGGGTGAATCCCGCCATCAGAGCCGCAGAGGACAAGCTCATCGCGTCGCCGTGCATCGCAGCCGCCTCCTGCGCTTTGTTCCCGGCTGACACCGGGCGGGCCATGATCGCCATCCCCCAAAGACTTCACGGCACCGCAACAATTTGGGCGTTTCTCTTCGCATGTGCGAAGCGGCCCTTCAAGCCCGAACGCCTCAACGTGAGGTTACCAAGCGTCATCGCTCAATCAAGCCGGCAAACACAAAAGGCGGGTGCTGTGCGCACCCGCCTTTGTCATTCCGCGAAGTAGTAATTTACCCTTATGCCTGAGGCTGCGGCTCAATGCTGCCGGCGGGGCCACCCGGGCGGGGCCGGTTCTTGCCGGCCGTCGGCACGGCGGAGCCCCGCGGATTGGAGG
This genomic interval from Aquabacter sp. L1I39 contains the following:
- a CDS encoding glycosyltransferase family 2 protein, which encodes MSLSSAALMAGFTRAHVLAEPLQLPPSREAAAHVPFLFWLAGQLLPRHSVDLTSPSTGCGVAVGQALTVLSEPGSVLLASPVAVDLPLPIAGRLQVLREPLEQTAETPAPGGVDLLILDSASDASAFELFEAWRSRLSDRAAVVLVGTRLATAEGEVARLFLTLSASLPSFELPDGGGLGLVQMGAHMPRELASLLSMPGAPADEDLVQQVRTFCGRISAPWWEAARGQSPGRDAGAPDALSDRLEALAEELERERRAGAAVARELEDAVAATSERQAQHISELIERLTNADRDLSGALEKLRAAAPQAARAELLEQDLATERLRAAAQAREHAAAIAELERQHAAYSGALADHAAATRADLSVERLRAQRLSEQLSGAERRLNRLREDIAEQARRLEAVALDVEMERARRRALATFIAGRYVSARRGLRGLIGRLLRRFGPGDLAYRCRALSDSGLFDRDFYVREYPDAGGRRVEPVVDFLIRGGFEGCRPNPVFDSAFYLNSYPDVRSAGVNPLWHYALYGEAEGRLPSQLFDPKAYRAAHPELPPDQSALAHYLASHFPAASCETSRRTLGARLRRALRFPGRGLGHRTRLLRPVAPAPVGGRADARFIAFRPSPDRPGGDQLTAVEAGTYEWVAQGPGYTYLAPRRPSDLDEQIAALRSAPVFSILVPLYNTPPALLKAMIRSVQTQWYPHWELILVDDLSPDPQVRATLSQIQDPRVTVHFADRNQGISGATNQALAMAQGDYVVFLDHDDELTEDCLYELALCIDREGADFIYSDEDKISTDGRLVDPFFKPDWSPDMLMSLMYTCHVSCVRRTLAVEVGGLRAEFDGSQDWDFVLRVTERTSRIAHVPKVLYHWRMIPGSAAHTFDAKPQALDAAVRLRLEALKRRGLEGECEAVEGLPAYQRMRYHVAGNPKVSIIIPSKNNGDTLRNCVTSIQERSTYRNVELVIVDNGSSLPDTLSYLEGLANGGSQVIRHDKPFNFSELCNVGARAATGDFLLFLNDDTEVLSADWLERMLGYAHLRHVGAVGAKLLYPQSLRVQHAGVICIADGPSHAFLGAQESDPCYYARNMLESNWLAVTGACLLVERSKFDQVSGFDESFPVAYNDVDLCYRLVEAGYFNVVCPAAQLLHYESMSRGLDHQSSEKMARLRADKRRLDARHPRFFMNDPFFSPNLHPNDVMFSIPG